The Lycium ferocissimum isolate CSIRO_LF1 chromosome 10, AGI_CSIRO_Lferr_CH_V1, whole genome shotgun sequence genome window below encodes:
- the LOC132035272 gene encoding protein SMALL AUXIN UP-REGULATED RNA 51-like: protein MAIRKSNKLSQTAVLKQILKRRSSLGKKNEYQDEQGLPMDVPKGHFVVYVGENRTRYIVPISILSRPEFRILLQRAEEEFGFDHDMGLTIPCDEDFFESLTSSMLR from the coding sequence ATGGCtattagaaaatcaaacaagttGTCACAAACTGCAGTGTTGAAGCAAATTCTAAAAAGGCGTTCGAGTTTgggaaagaaaaatgaatatcaaGATGAACAAGGACTTCCAATGGACGTACCAAAAGGGCATTTTGTAGTATACGTTGGAGAAAATAGAACAAGGTACATTGTTCCAATTTCCATCTTGTCAAGGCCCGAATTTCGGATACTTCTTCAACGAGCCGAAGAAGAATTTGGCTTTGATCATGACATGGGGCTCACAATTCCTTGTGATGAAGATTTTTTCGAATCTCTAACTTCATCAATGCTAAGGTAA